One part of the Phragmites australis chromosome 3, lpPhrAust1.1, whole genome shotgun sequence genome encodes these proteins:
- the LOC133912139 gene encoding uncharacterized protein LOC133912139 has protein sequence MPTKGQFSNERNVKIISGRDGQKKGNLQHAQIVQAPKERVTAVSGCVDGKFEDRIRVAKHDKFRSQREPWNAERAACMKGSKPWPGRKATAVDELVKHMSNVPSYLQRKETAYHLQDKALNVGVLEWDLLSNWSQQQKHELSRSHGASPSNTTRSVLFSSPSHSSASPSTRSLESNQSTPMSDHQHSSIRAQQSRLADKHHGKARYSPSPNSVVLSLLPGHGKYLCAENSCNYGGLGLNNVSLPSDSVGSSSRSCERHEMVEDEETRRKIEDIVHHCSRRLFTDSDNIAKNFFTSNSNDSMNNGHEQSSGNDSMCNNGENFESLIASAVMDTGGNGSMSPDGFLEDIELSHEFPRIPYSCPLPIIDSAEEIGTSGTAARDHFVGTAARINENCNRNRAVISVTEHPLQCSAKFNDMGRMPDHHLVFGMNRVSRSSSLKEAPYGRQPEVVTSVDKIGERSSSNSKGRRSPLRRMLDPILKPRQTFSSSPMRPSFVPKCQLPGNTSKQSLDLGGSLSRNVQRRSVDMVVNSNYQTEANVNQPPRVLLNNARYLQQVKDSATTRQALMQLAWKNGLPLFMLSYGDSDVLAATVRRTGVPGKDDLESTYAVFSVEESKKKSGAWIMAGGKNKKHQLLSSIVGEMRVARRKSRCCHTKNVHIHREFVLVGSELLPSSEESGDSHVSGELAAFISALPEQEAETSCQSSSQNSGRRSSAPVCCCCPQLGNFQPSTSNATSGSANVIAIVPNGFHGTSTSGQTLPLIERWKSGGACDCGGWDEGCMLSVLTDGTQENEGAIQVNQALDGSQRFDLIVQGRSREDRHAFSMVSFKEGLYTVEFRSSISLLQAFAMCIVMLHGRYPSRTQAGLQASQEHDLLADHELKTMAARQARPPTSYVPHRPPLSPVGRA, from the exons ATGCCAACAAAAGGACAGTTCAGTAATGAAAGGAATGTGAAGATCATATCAGGTCGTGATGGACAAAAGAAGGGAAATTTACAACATGCCCAAATTGTACAAGCCCCGAAGGAGAGGGTCACAGCAGTCAGTGGATGCGTGGATGGAAAATTCGAAGATAGAATCAGAGTTGCAAAACATGATAAGTTCCGCAGCCAACGGGAGCCTTGGAATGCAGAAAGGGCTGCATGCATGAAGGGCTCAAAACCATGGCCTGGTCGAAAGGCAACTGCTGTTGATGAACTTGTCAAGCATATGTCAAATGTCCCTTCATATTTACAGCGTAAAGAGACTGCATACCATCTTCAAGACAAGGCGCTGAATGTTGGAGTCCTTGAGTGGGACCTTCTTTCTAACTGGTCTCAGCAACAAAAGCATGAGCTCTCTAGAAGTCATGGAGCCTCTCCATCCAATACTACTAGGTCTGTGCTATTCTCGTCTCCATCACATTCTTCTGCAAGCCCCAGCACCAGATCTCTTGAGAGCAATCAATCTACTCCAATGAGTGACCATCAGCATTCATCTATCAGAGCTCAGCAGAGTAGGCTTGCTGATAAACACCATGGGAAGGCAAGATATTCACCTAGCCCAAATTCTGTGGTATTGAGCTTGTTGCCAGGGCATGGCAAATACCTCTGTGCAGAGAACAGCTGTAATTATGGTGGCCTGGGCCTCAACAATGTATCTCTACCCTCAGACTCTGTAGGTTCTTCCTCTAGAAGTTGCGAAAGACATGAAATGGTTGAAGATGAAGAGACTAGAAGGAAGATTGAAGACATTGTCCATCACTGTTCCCGTAGGCTTTTTACAGACAGCGATAACATTGCGAAAAATTTCTTCACATCAAATAGCAATGATTCCATGAATAACGGTCATGAACAGAGCAGTGGAAATGATTCCATGTGTAACAatggagaaaattttgagtcACTAATAGCTAGTGCTGTGATGGACACAGGTGGAAATGGCAGTATGTCACCTGACGGTTTCTTGGAGGATATTGAGCTGTCCCATGAATTTCCTCGAATTCCATACTCATGTCCACTTCCCATCATAGATTCAGCTGAAGAGATTGGCACCAGTGGCACTGCAGCTAGAGATCATTTTGTTGGTACGGCTGCAAGAATAAATGAGAACTGTAACCGAAACCGTGCTGTCATCAGTGTCACTGAGCATCCTCTCCAATGTTCTGCAAAGTTCAATGATATGGGTAGGATGCCTGATCATCATCTAGTTTTTGGGATGAATCGAGTGAGCCGCAGTTCTAGCCTGAAGGAGGCACCATATGGTCGACAACCCGAGGTAGTGACCTCTGTCGATAAGATAGGAGAGAGGTCATCATCCAACAGCAAAGGTCGGCGCAGCCCATTGAGGAGAATGTTGGATCCAATATTAAAGCCAAGGCAAACATTCTCTTCTAGTCCAATGCGACCTTCATTTGTTCCGAAGTGTCAGCTTCCAGGCAATACCAGTAAGCAGTCTCTTGACTTGGGGGGATCACTGTCACGGAATGTGCAGCGAAGGTCAGTTGACATGGTAGTGAATTCGAATTACCAGACCGAAGCAAATGTAAACCAGCCTCCTCGTGTGCTATTGAACAATGCGAGATACCTGCAGCAAGTAAAGGATTCAGCAACAACAAGGCAAGCACTTATGCAGCTAGCATGGAAGAATGGCTTGCCTTTATTCATGCTGTCTTATGGTGATTCTGATGTCCTGGCGGCCACTGTTAGAAGGACAGGTGTCCCTGGTAAGGATGATCTGGAAAGCACATATGCTGTATTCAGTGTTGAAGAATCTAAGAAGAAAAGTGGCGCATGGATCATGGCAGGGGGTAAGAACAAGAAACATCAACTGTTATCCAGCATAGTTGGGGAAATGAGGGTTGCTCGTCGAAAATCAAGATGCTGCCACACAAAAAATGTTCATATCCACAGGGAATTTGTGTTGGTTGGTTCTGAATTGCTACCATCATCTGAAGAATCAGGTGATTCACACGTTAGTGGAGAGCTTGCGGCCTTCATAAGCGCATTGCCTGAGCAAGAAGCAGAAACTTCTTGTCAATCATCTTCACAGAATTCCGGACGAAGAAGTTCAGCGCCGGTTTGCTGTTGTTGCCCCCAGCTGGGAAACTTCCAGCCTAGTACCAGCAATGCTACTTCCGGTTCAGCCAATGTTATTGCCATAGTTCCTAATGGCTTCCACGGCACATCAACTTCTGGACAGACATTACCTCTGATCGAGAGGTGGAAATCAGGAGGAGCATGTGACTGTGGCGGGTGGGATGAAGGTTGCATGCTGAGTGTCCTCACTGATGGCACTCAAGAAAACGAAGGTGCCATTCAGGTTAACCAGGCATTGGATGGCAGTCAGCGATTTGACCTTATCGTTCAG GGTCGATCGCGAGAAGATAGGCATGCCTTTAGTATGGTCTCTTTCAAAGAAGGGTTATACACGGTCGAGTTCAGATCATCCATTTCTTTACTTCAAGCTTTTGCAATGTGTATAGTGATGCTTCATGGGAGGTACCCTAGCAGGACTCAAGCAGGTTTGCAAGCATCGCAAGAGCATGATCTCCTTGCTGATCATGAGCTCAAGACTATGGCAGCCAGGCAAGCTAGACCTCCGACCAGCTATGTGCCCCACCGGCCACCTCTTTCTCCCGTAGGCCGAGCCTAA